The Pan troglodytes isolate AG18354 chromosome 1, NHGRI_mPanTro3-v2.0_pri, whole genome shotgun sequence genome includes a region encoding these proteins:
- the LOC129143342 gene encoding PRAME family member 2 isoform X2 gives MKGGKAHQTCPFHNRRSVLTSLVITKDPVSNSLFVKGCFELQERCLQNPLENLELTCGNLLEEDVKCLSQFPSLGYLKHLNLSYVLLFRISLEPLGALLEKIAASLETLVLEGCQIHYSQLSAVLPGLSHCSQLTTFYFGRNCMSIDALKDLLCHTRGLSKLSLETYPAPEESLNSLVRVIWEIFTPLRAELMCTLREVRQPKRIFIGPTPCPSCGSSPSEELELHLCC, from the exons ATGAAAGGAGGGAAAGCACATCAAACCTGTCCATTTCACAATAGAAGGTCTGTCCTCACCAGCTTAGTGATCACGAAGGATCCTGTCTCTAATTCCCTGTTTGTAAAAGGTTGTTTTGAACTCCAGGAAAG GTGCCTCCAGAACCCCTTGGAGAACTTGGAATTAACTTGTGGCAACCTATTGGAAGAGGATGTGAAGTGTCTCTCCCAGTTCCCAAGCCTCGGTTACCTAAAGCATCTGAATCTCAGCTACGTGCTGCTGTTCCGCATCAGTCTTGAACCCCTAGGAGCTCTGCTAGAGAAAATTGCTGCCTCTCTTGAGACCCTCGTGTTGGAGGGCTGTCAGATCCACTACTCCCAACTCAGTGCCGTCCTGcctggcctgagccactgctcccagctcacCACCTTCTACTTTGGCAGAAATTGCATGTCTATTGACGCCCTGAAGGACCTGTTGTGCCACACCCGTGGGCTGAGCAAGTTAAGCCTGGAGACATATCCTGCCCCTGAGGAGAGTTTGAATTCCTTGGTTCGTGTCATTTGGGAGATCTTCACCCCACTTCGGGCTGAGCTGATGTGTACACTGAGGGAAGTCAGGCAGCCCAAGAGGATCTTCATtggccccaccccctgcccttccTGTGGCTCATCACCGTCTGAGGAACTGGAGCTCCATCTTTGCTGCTAG
- the LOC129143343 gene encoding heterogeneous nuclear ribonucleoprotein C-like 2, translating to MASNITNKMDPHSMNSRVFIGNLNALVVKKSDVEVIFSKYGKIAGCSVHKGFAFVQYDKEKNARAAVAGEDGRMIADQVVDINLAAEPKANRGNAGVKRSAAEMYGSSFDLDYGFQRHYYDGMYSFPARVPPPPPIALAVAPSKRQCVSGNTSRRGKSGFNSKNGKRGSSKSAKLKGDDLQAIKQELTQIKQKVDSLLENLEKIEKEQSKQEVEVKNAKSEEEQSSSSMKNDETHVKMESEGGAEDSAEEGDPLDDDDNEDQGDNKLELINNNEKEAEEGEDNRDSTNGQDDS from the coding sequence ATGGCCAGCAACATTACCAACAAGATGGATCCTCACTCCATGAACTCCCGTGTGTTCATTGGGAATCTCAACGCTCTTGTTGTCAAGAAATCGGATGTGGAGGTGATCTTTTCCAAGTATGGCAAAATTGCGGGCTGCTCTGTTCATAAGGGCTTTGCCTTCGTTCAATATGATAAGGAGAAAAATGCCCGGGCTGCTGTAGCAGGAGAGGATGGCAGAATGATTGCTGACCAGGTTGTAGATATTAACCTGGCTGCAGAGCCAAAAGCGAATCGAGGAAACGCAGGTGTGAAACGATCAGCAGCGGAGATGTACGGCTCCTCTTTTGACTTGGACTATGGCTTTCAACGGCATTATTATGATGGGATGTACAGTTTCCCAGCACGtgtacctcctcctcctcccattgCTCTGGCTGTAGCGCCCTCGAAACGTCAGTGTGTATCAGGAAATACCTCACGAAGGGGCAAAAGTGGCTTCAATTCTAAGAATGGAAAGCGGGGATCTTCCAAGTCTGCAAAGCTGAAAGGAGATGACCTTCAGGCCATTAAGCAGGAGTTGACCCAGATAAAACAGAAAGTGGATTCTCTCCTGGAAAACctggaaaaaattgaaaaggaacagAGCAAACAAGAGGTAGAGGTGAAAAATGCTAAGTCAGAAGAGGAGCAGAGCAGTAGCTCCATGAAGAACGATGAGACTCATGTGAAGATGGAGTCTGAGGGGGGTGCAGAAGACTCTGCTGAGGAGGGGGACCCActggatgatgatgataatgaagatCAGGGGGACAACAAGCTGGAGTTGAtcaacaataatgaaaaagaggctgaggaaggagaggataaCAGAGACAGCACCAATGGCCAGGATGACTCTTAA
- the LOC129143342 gene encoding PRAME family member 2 isoform X1, with amino-acid sequence MSIQAPPRLLELAGQSLLRDQALAISAMEELPRVLYLPLFMEAFSRRHFQTLMVMVQAWPFTCLPLGSLMKTLHLEPLKALLEGLHMLLTQKDRPRRWKLQVLDLRDVDENFWAIWPGAWALSCFPETMSKRQTAEDCPRMGEHQPLKVFIDICLKEIPQDECLRYLFQWVYQRRSLVHLCCSKLVNYLMSIKYLRKSLKIIYLNSIEELEIHNTCWPHLIRKLRCYLKEMKTLGKLVFSRCHHYTSDNELQGWLVAKFSSVFLRLEHLQLLKIKLITFFSGHLEQLIRCLQNPLENLELTCGNLLEEDVKCLSQFPSLGYLKHLNLSYVLLFRISLEPLGALLEKIAASLETLVLEGCQIHYSQLSAVLPGLSHCSQLTTFYFGRNCMSIDALKDLLCHTRGLSKLSLETYPAPEESLNSLVRVIWEIFTPLRAELMCTLREVRQPKRIFIGPTPCPSCGSSPSEELELHLCC; translated from the exons ATGAGCATCCAGGCCCCACCGAGACTCCTGGAGCTGGCAGGGCAGAGCCTGCTAAGAGACCAGGCCTTGGCCATCTCTGCTATGGAGGAGCTGCCCAGGGTGCTCTATCTCCCACTCTTCATGGAGGCCTTCAGCAGGAGACACTTCCAGACTCTGATGgtgatggtgcaggcctggccTTTCACATGCCTCCCTCTGGGATCGCTGATGAAGACGCTTCATCTGGAGCCGTTGAAAGCATTGCTGGAAGGGCTTCATATGCTGCTTACACAGAAGGATCGCCCCAG GAGGTGGAAACTTCAAGTGCTGGATTTGCGGGATGTTGACGAGAATTTCTGGGCCATATGGCCTGGAGCCTGGGCCCTGTCCTGCTTCCCAGAGACCATGAGTAAGAGGCAGACAGCAGAGGACTGTCCAAGGATGGGAGAGCACCAGCCCTTAAAGGTGTTCATAGACATCTGCCTCAAGGAAATACCCCAGGATGAATGCCTGAGATACCTCTTTCAGTGGGTTTACCAAAGGAGAAGTTTAGTACACCTGTGCTGTAGTAAGCTGGTCAATTATCTAATGTCAATTAAATATCTCAGAAAGTCATT gaaaataatatacctGAATAGTATTGAGGAGCTAGAAATTCACAACACGTGCTGGCCACATCTGATAAGAAAGCTTCGTTGTTACCTGAAGGAGATGAAGACTCTTGGCAAACTTGTTTTCTCCAGGTGCCATCATTACACGTCAGATAATGAACTCCAGGGATGGTTAGTCGCCAAATTCAGCTctgtgttcctcaggctggaaCACCTCCagttgcttaaaataaaattgatcacCTTCTTCAGTGGGCACCTGGAACAGCTGATCAG GTGCCTCCAGAACCCCTTGGAGAACTTGGAATTAACTTGTGGCAACCTATTGGAAGAGGATGTGAAGTGTCTCTCCCAGTTCCCAAGCCTCGGTTACCTAAAGCATCTGAATCTCAGCTACGTGCTGCTGTTCCGCATCAGTCTTGAACCCCTAGGAGCTCTGCTAGAGAAAATTGCTGCCTCTCTTGAGACCCTCGTGTTGGAGGGCTGTCAGATCCACTACTCCCAACTCAGTGCCGTCCTGcctggcctgagccactgctcccagctcacCACCTTCTACTTTGGCAGAAATTGCATGTCTATTGACGCCCTGAAGGACCTGTTGTGCCACACCCGTGGGCTGAGCAAGTTAAGCCTGGAGACATATCCTGCCCCTGAGGAGAGTTTGAATTCCTTGGTTCGTGTCATTTGGGAGATCTTCACCCCACTTCGGGCTGAGCTGATGTGTACACTGAGGGAAGTCAGGCAGCCCAAGAGGATCTTCATtggccccaccccctgcccttccTGTGGCTCATCACCGTCTGAGGAACTGGAGCTCCATCTTTGCTGCTAG
- the LOC129143347 gene encoding PRAME family member 15-like: MKMSIRTPPRLLELAGRSLLKDQALAISTLQELPMELFPPLFMEAFSRRRCEALKLMVQAWPFRRLPLRPLIKMPCLEAFQAVLDGLDALLTQGVHPRRWKLQVLDLQDVCENFWMVWSEAMAHGCFLNAKRNKKTVQDCPRMRGQQPLTVFVELWLKNRTLDEYLTYLLLWVKQRKDLLHLCCKKLKILGMPFHNIRSILKMVNLDCIQEVEVNCKWILPILTQFTPYLGHMRNLQKLVLSHMDVSRYVSPEQKKEIVTQFTTQFLKLCCLQKLYMNSVSFLEGHLDQLLSCLKTSLKILAITNCALLESDLKHLSQCPSISQLKTLDLNGIRLTNYSLVPLQILLEKVAATLEYLDLDDCGIVDSQVNTILPALSHCFELNTFSFCGNPICMATLENLLSHTIILRKLCLELYPAPRESYDADGTLCWSRFAQLRAELMKRVRDLRHPKRILFCTDYCPDCGNRSFYDLEADQCCC; this comes from the exons ATGAAGATGAGCATCCGGACTCCACCCAGACTCCTGGAGCTTGCGGGGCGGAGCCTGCTGAAGGACCAAGCCTTGGCCATCTCCACCCTGCAGGAGCTGCCCATGGAACTTTTCCCCCCACTGTTCATGGAGGCCTTCAGCAGGAGACGCTGTGAGGCCCTGAAGctgatggtgcaggcctggcccTTCCGCCGCCTCCCTCTGAGGCCTCTGATAAAGATGCCTTGTCTGGAAGCATTCCAAGCTGTGCTGGATGGGCTTGATGCACTGCTTACCCAAGGGGTTCATCCCAG GAGATGGAAACttcaagtgctggatttacaAGATGTCTGTGAGAACTTCTGGATGGTTTGGTCTGAAGCTATGGCCCATGGGTGCTTCCTCAATGCCAAGAGGAACAAAAAAACAGTGCAGGACTGTCCAAGGATGAGAGGACAGCAGCCCTTGACTGTGTTCGTAGAACTTTGGCTCAAGAACAGGACTCTGGATGAATACCTCACCTACCTCCTTCTATGGGtcaagcagaggaaagatttACTACACCTGTGCTGTAAGAAGCTGAAAATTTTGGGAATGCCCTTCCACAATATCAGAAGCATCCTGAAAATGGTGAACCTAGACTgtatccaggaggtggaagtgaaTTGCAAGTGGATACTGCCCATCCTGACACAGTTTACCCCATACCTGGGCCACATGAGGAATCTTCAGAAGCTCGTTCTCTCCCACATGGATGTCTCTCGCTACGTTTCCCCAGAGCAGAAGAAGGAGATTGTTACCCAGTTCACCACTCAGTTCCTCAAGCTGTGCTGCCTCCAAAAGCTTTATATGAACTCTGTTTCTTTCCTCGAAGGCCACCTGGACCAGCTGCTCAG CTGTCTGAAGACCTCGTTAAAGATCCTCGCAATAACTAACTGTGCGCTTTTGGAATCAGACTTGAAGCATCTATCCCAGTGCCCGAGTATCAGTCAACTAAAGACCCTGGACCTGAATGGCATCAGACTGACGAATTACAGCCTTGTGCCTCTCCAAATTCTCCTAGAAAAAGTTGCAGCCACCCTTGAGTACCTGGATTTAGATGACTGTGGCATCGTAGACTCCCAAGTCAACACCATCCTGCCTGCCTTGAGCCACTGCTTTGAGCTCAACACCTTCAGCTTCTGTGGAAATCCCATCTGCATGGCAACCCTGGAGAACCTGCTGAGCCACACAATCATACTCAGAAAGTTATGCCTGGAGCTGTATCCTGCCCCGCGGGAGAGTTATGATGCTGATGGTACTCTCTGCTGGAGCAGATTTGCCCAACTTAGGGCTGAGCTGATGAAGAGAGTGAGGGACTTAAGGCACCCCAAGAGGATCTTGTTCTGTACTGACTACTGCCCTGACTGTGGCAACAGGTCATTTTATGACCTGGAGGCAGATCAATGCTGCTGTTGA